From one Pseudanabaena sp. BC1403 genomic stretch:
- the pyk gene encoding pyruvate kinase — protein MTVRETFRRTKIVATIGPATSSPDMIRQLIEAGASTFRLNFSHGTHADHHRSICNIRQVSSELNQPVGILQDLQGPKIRLGVFKEGPITLNKGDKFTLTSRKVDGNSEISCITYDTLAEEVPIGAVIMLDDGKVEMVVEDVNVELGDLYCRVVIGGTLSNNKGVNFPNVHLLVSAMTDKDREDLRFGLSEGVDWVALSFVCNPEDVLEVKDLIAASGRKASVIAKIEKHEAIANMEAILSVCDGVMVARGDLGVEIPAEDVPIAQKQLIKTANRLGIPVITATQMLDSMVSSPRATRAEISDVANAIIDGTDAVMLSNETAVGKYPILAVETMARIAVRIEREQDLKMQPLESMGRAVPNAISQAVGRIAIQLNAAAIVTLTKTGSTARNVSKFRPPIPILAVTPNVQVARRLQMVWGVQPMVLISLPSARQNFEAALNLAQEMKLLSAGDLVVMSAGTLQDVAGSTDLIKVEFVSSVVGKGLSIGSGIVYGRARVAFHHLDVRDFNEGEILVIDRTDADYIEVIRKASAVITEESSLDSHAVVIGRRLGIPVLIGVHNATGFIRDGEPLSVNFSKGMIYSGSRSDDLTF, from the coding sequence ATGACCGTTAGAGAAACTTTTCGTCGCACAAAAATTGTTGCTACTATTGGACCCGCAACCAGTAGCCCCGATATGATTCGCCAGCTTATTGAAGCAGGCGCAAGCACCTTTCGCCTCAACTTTTCCCACGGCACTCATGCTGACCACCATCGCAGCATTTGCAATATTCGCCAAGTATCTAGCGAACTCAATCAACCAGTGGGCATTTTGCAGGATTTGCAAGGGCCAAAAATTCGCCTTGGGGTATTTAAAGAAGGCCCAATTACTCTTAATAAAGGTGACAAATTTACACTCACTAGCCGCAAAGTTGATGGTAACTCTGAAATTAGTTGCATTACCTATGACACCCTTGCCGAAGAAGTGCCGATCGGCGCAGTAATCATGCTCGATGACGGCAAAGTAGAGATGGTCGTCGAAGATGTAAATGTGGAATTAGGTGATCTTTATTGTCGCGTGGTCATTGGCGGCACACTTTCTAATAATAAAGGGGTAAATTTCCCGAATGTGCACTTATTGGTCAGTGCGATGACCGATAAAGATCGCGAAGACCTACGTTTTGGCCTGTCTGAAGGCGTGGATTGGGTAGCACTTAGCTTTGTCTGTAATCCTGAAGATGTGCTAGAGGTAAAAGACTTGATTGCTGCTTCAGGTCGGAAAGCTAGCGTCATTGCCAAAATTGAGAAGCACGAAGCGATCGCTAACATGGAAGCGATTCTCTCGGTCTGCGATGGCGTGATGGTAGCAAGGGGAGATCTAGGTGTGGAAATTCCTGCGGAAGATGTACCGATCGCCCAAAAGCAATTGATTAAAACTGCCAATCGCTTAGGCATTCCAGTTATTACCGCGACACAAATGCTCGATAGCATGGTCAGTAGCCCTCGTGCCACCCGCGCCGAAATCTCTGACGTTGCAAATGCGATCATCGATGGCACTGATGCCGTGATGCTCTCTAACGAAACTGCCGTGGGGAAATATCCGATTTTGGCTGTGGAAACGATGGCAAGAATTGCCGTTCGCATCGAAAGAGAACAAGATCTAAAAATGCAACCCCTTGAAAGCATGGGACGGGCTGTGCCCAATGCTATCAGTCAAGCTGTGGGCAGAATTGCCATTCAACTTAATGCAGCTGCGATCGTTACTCTTACCAAAACAGGCTCAACAGCTCGCAATGTTAGCAAATTCCGTCCACCGATTCCGATTTTGGCAGTTACGCCCAATGTCCAAGTCGCACGGCGATTGCAAATGGTCTGGGGTGTGCAGCCAATGGTATTAATATCTTTGCCATCAGCAAGACAAAATTTTGAAGCCGCCCTCAACCTTGCTCAAGAGATGAAATTGCTCTCCGCAGGTGATTTGGTGGTTATGTCGGCAGGCACACTGCAAGACGTGGCAGGCTCTACGGATTTAATCAAAGTGGAGTTTGTTTCATCGGTAGTTGGCAAAGGCTTAAGCATCGGCTCTGGCATTGTTTATGGACGCGCTAGAGTTGCTTTCCATCACCTTGATGTCCGCGACTTTAACGAAGGTGAAATTCTTGTCATCGATCGCACTGATGCCGACTATATCGAAGTAATTCGCAAAGCATCTGCCGTAATTACTGAAGAATCAAGTCTTGATTCTCATGCAGTGGTGATCGGTCGCAGGCTGGGTATACCAGTGTTGATCGGGGTACACAATGCTACAGGATTCATTCGTGATGGTGAACCACTAAGCGTTAACTTCAGCAAAGGCATGATCTACTCTGGTTCGCGATCGGACGATCTAACGTTTTAG
- a CDS encoding Rpn family recombination-promoting nuclease/putative transposase yields MYDNTCKFLAENFPEDFACWLLGKSILLTKLEPSELSAEPIRADSVIFLESSEIVVHLEFQTKTDETMAYRMANYWLRLYGKYPNKEIHQTVIYLKPTKSPLAYQTSFKSKQLNHEFNIVRLWEQPTDIFQQYLGLLPLAVLTKTSDPEETLRDVARQIDNIADKRVQSNVAASTAIISGIALDKAIIQRLLRSEIMKESVIYQDILLEGEAKGKAEGKAEGKAEGKAETARQIALNMLLSNVSTDLVAQFTGLTLKQVQQLQKLSTKQPKIPKSSKTKRSPKS; encoded by the coding sequence ATGTATGACAATACCTGCAAGTTTCTCGCCGAGAACTTCCCCGAAGACTTTGCCTGTTGGCTCTTGGGGAAATCCATTCTGCTAACCAAACTCGAACCATCGGAACTCTCTGCCGAGCCAATCCGTGCAGATTCTGTCATATTTCTAGAGTCTTCAGAAATAGTTGTGCATTTAGAGTTTCAGACCAAAACCGATGAGACAATGGCATATCGGATGGCTAATTATTGGTTGAGACTTTACGGTAAATATCCTAATAAAGAAATTCATCAAACTGTTATCTATTTAAAGCCAACAAAATCACCACTTGCATATCAAACTAGCTTTAAATCTAAGCAACTAAACCATGAATTTAATATCGTCCGTCTCTGGGAACAACCTACTGATATCTTTCAGCAATATCTAGGACTATTGCCTCTCGCCGTTTTAACCAAAACAAGCGATCCTGAAGAAACTTTAAGAGATGTGGCTAGACAAATTGATAATATTGCCGATAAACGAGTACAAAGTAACGTAGCAGCGTCTACCGCTATAATATCGGGTATAGCCTTAGATAAAGCAATCATCCAAAGACTACTAAGGAGTGAAATCATGAAAGAATCAGTGATTTATCAGGATATTTTACTGGAAGGCGAAGCAAAAGGCAAGGCTGAAGGCAAGGCTGAAGGCAAAGCTGAAGGCAAGGCTGAAACTGCTCGTCAAATAGCTCTAAACATGTTGCTTTCCAATGTCTCCACAGATTTAGTTGCCCAATTTACTGGATTAACTCTCAAGCAAGTCCAGCAATTGCAAAAGCTTTCTACAAAACAGCCCAAGATACCTAAGTCTTCAAAAACAAAGCGATCGCCAAAATCCTAA